The following coding sequences lie in one Miscanthus floridulus cultivar M001 chromosome 9, ASM1932011v1, whole genome shotgun sequence genomic window:
- the LOC136481314 gene encoding uncharacterized protein isoform X2, with translation MRQIMAAAAIQALEESVRRSGTRALGRLPPWSQDTREELALNLSLLAEAFLQLLASGLGTLALVWATVVLLGGYSTALVRTDFWFTTAIVFVETASLVLAQGALFLLWFPVAMNRLNIAKPLGSKYLANELLRRKKNLENYSSSRNNNKDQVNEEEMELVDRYVTSIAETCIQKGVSGTINTTLVSFAAELLLQSQHPDDYISAVSVLHSLVIKNKERSDAAIDQICASEKLVCRLVRMLRSSENLVSIPQPQRIEIAKQTKNDLDADIKAHVAQIVAKLACKLRLADIPGAGHCISSLLDYSHPISMKVRNKAGRSDDDRGGVNYQLRTTDIESESRDRDQEEETSKPLFLHGLVILRELAADPENCTEMYSTMDLVHKIIAPISNGLLMAIKNDETTVEVVRESLRVLAKLTSGTAGESGRKLCHELTTTTTTTKYGSRTAENLLWILRNSSDQEMGERATEILSKLTLSKQTMHDFVVVLQRRLLVDPDQDSPLRTEAAGKALSALVTSRGHEFRDKFPDIHQLLTIMGAADDAYCKEYRVVMAEMLAKICARSRTDQDRNLLSSVASNALSTVLKAIVTETGMDRKFLASFLGLAVQIREKLATAEAFADAVTGLLPMGNNVFAEKLERIIEMTNDSEDETCLAIMKSVTKLVTWMTEIDTISPGYNIEYFPRDNIVKKLEDAVEAMAHLERYMVMTGGADENKGYVTLQMLVETARNKLVSPSWQQR, from the exons ATGAGGCAAATAATGGCGGCAGCAGCGATACAGGCTCTGGAAGAATCCGTCAGACGTTCCGGCACCCGCGCCCTGGGACGGCTGCCGCCCTGGAGCCAGGACACACGGGAGGAGCTAGCACTCAACCTGTCGCTGCTAGCGGAGGCGTTCCTGCAGCTGCTCGCGTCGGGGCTGGGCACGCTCGCCCTCGTCTGGGCCACCGTCGTCCTTCTCGGCGGTTACTCCACCGCGCTCGTGAGAACGGATTTCTGGTTCACCACGGCCATCGTCTTCGTTGAAACCGCCAG CCTGGTGCTCGCTCAAGGTGCGCTGTTCCTCCTGTGGTTCCCGGTTGCGATGAATCGCCTGAACATTGCTAAACCTTTGGGTTCCAAGTACTTGGCAAACGAGCTTCTTCGAAGAAAGAAAAACTTGGAAAACTACAGTTCATCAAGAAATAACAATAAAGATCAGGTAAACGAGGAGGAGATGGAATTGGTTGACAGATATGTTACCAGCATAGCGGAGACGTGCATCCAAAAAGGCGTGTCTGGCACCATCAACACTACTCTAGTCTCGTTTGCAGCAGAATTGTTATTGCAGTCTCAACACCCCGATGACTACATCTCTGCAGTTTCAGTTCTACACTCGCTGGTGATTAAGAACAAAGAACGTTCAGATGCAGCGATTGACCAGATTTGTGCCTCGGAGAAGTTGGTTTGCAGGCTTGTTCGGATGCTACGCTCCTCAGAGAATCTTGTTTCTATTCCTCAACCTCAAAGAATAGAAATTGCCAAACAAACCAAGAATGACCTTGATGCAGATATCAAGGCACACGTCGCACAAATTGTTGCGAAGCTTGCCTGCAAGCTGCGCCTAGCAGACATACCTGGCGCAGGGCACTGCATATCATCCCTACTTGATTATTCACATCCCATTTCCATGAAGGTGAGAAATAAGGCAGGCCGCAGTGACGACGATCGAGGAGGTGTAAATTATCAGCTGAGAACCACTGACATCGAGAGCGAGAGCCGGGACCGGGACCAGGAAGAAGAAACTAGCAAGCCCCTTTTTCTTCATGGACTTGTGATTCTTCGCGAGCTTGCTGCGGACCCGGAGAACTGCACAGAGATGTACAGCACCATGGATCTTGTGCACAAGATCATAGCGCCAATTAGCAATGGGCTACTTATGGCCATCAAGAATGATGAAACAACAGTTGAGGTTGTGAGGGAATCCTTACGCGTGCTGGCCAAGCTTACCAGCGGGACAGCAGGTGAGAGCGGTAGGAAATTATGCCATGaattaacaacaacaacaacaacaacaaaatatgGCAGCAGGACAGCTGAAAACTTACTTTGGATCTTGAGAAACAGTAGCGACCAGGAAATGGGAGAGAGAGCTACTGAAATCCTCTCGAAGCTAACTCTGAGTAAACAAACAATGCACGACTTTGTTGTCGTGCTGCAACGCCGCCTACTCGTCGATCCTGATCAGGACAGCCCACTGAGAACTGAGGCAGCAGGGAAAGCGCTGAGCGCCCTTGTAACATCCCGTGGGCACGAGTTTCGGGACAAGTTTCCAGACATTCATCAGCTGCTCACAATCATGGGTGCTGCTGATGATGCATACTGTAAGGAGTACCGGGTGGTGATGGCAGAAATGTTGGCAAAAATTTGTGCCAGGTCCAGAACAGATCAGGATAGGAACCTCCTCAGCTCAGTAGCGTCCAACGCATTGTCCACG GTACTTAAAGCGATAGTAACTGAAACTGGCATGGACAGGAAGTTTCTCGCGTCGTTCTTAGGCCTTGCAGTGCAGATACGTGAGAAGCTTGCGACAGCGGAGGCTTTTGCGGATGCGGTGACAGGGCTTCTTCCAATGGGGAACAATGTTTTTGCAGAGAAGCTGGAGAGGATCATTGAGATGACGAACGACAGCGAGGATGAAACTTGCCTGGCGATCATGAAGTCCGTGACTAAGCTGGTTACGTGGATGACGGAAATCGACACCATCAGCCCCGGTTATAACATAGAGTACTTCCCGCGGGACAACATTGTTAAGAAACTGGAGGACGCCGTGGAGGCTATGGCTCACCTCGAAAGGTACATGGTTATGACTGGTGGTGCTGATGAGAACAAAGGTTATGTGACGCTTCAGATGCTTGTGGAAACAGCTAGGAACAAGCTGGTTTCACCTTCATGGCAGCAGCGTTAG
- the LOC136481314 gene encoding uncharacterized protein isoform X1: protein MRQIMAAAAIQALEESVRRSGTRALGRLPPWSQDTREELALNLSLLAEAFLQLLASGLGTLALVWATVVLLGGYSTALVRTDFWFTTAIVFVETARIVGYNSAPEAKFFLGVPAAFYHLKHVLRVTSATNIVGLLAMAPALVVLAPIFLAIACMSLSLIRLHGITNPRRHDEYGGPNNGGNLKPALILFYSLVLAQGALFLLWFPVAMNRLNIAKPLGSKYLANELLRRKKNLENYSSSRNNNKDQVNEEEMELVDRYVTSIAETCIQKGVSGTINTTLVSFAAELLLQSQHPDDYISAVSVLHSLVIKNKERSDAAIDQICASEKLVCRLVRMLRSSENLVSIPQPQRIEIAKQTKNDLDADIKAHVAQIVAKLACKLRLADIPGAGHCISSLLDYSHPISMKVRNKAGRSDDDRGGVNYQLRTTDIESESRDRDQEEETSKPLFLHGLVILRELAADPENCTEMYSTMDLVHKIIAPISNGLLMAIKNDETTVEVVRESLRVLAKLTSGTAGESGRKLCHELTTTTTTTKYGSRTAENLLWILRNSSDQEMGERATEILSKLTLSKQTMHDFVVVLQRRLLVDPDQDSPLRTEAAGKALSALVTSRGHEFRDKFPDIHQLLTIMGAADDAYCKEYRVVMAEMLAKICARSRTDQDRNLLSSVASNALSTVLKAIVTETGMDRKFLASFLGLAVQIREKLATAEAFADAVTGLLPMGNNVFAEKLERIIEMTNDSEDETCLAIMKSVTKLVTWMTEIDTISPGYNIEYFPRDNIVKKLEDAVEAMAHLERYMVMTGGADENKGYVTLQMLVETARNKLVSPSWQQR from the exons ATGAGGCAAATAATGGCGGCAGCAGCGATACAGGCTCTGGAAGAATCCGTCAGACGTTCCGGCACCCGCGCCCTGGGACGGCTGCCGCCCTGGAGCCAGGACACACGGGAGGAGCTAGCACTCAACCTGTCGCTGCTAGCGGAGGCGTTCCTGCAGCTGCTCGCGTCGGGGCTGGGCACGCTCGCCCTCGTCTGGGCCACCGTCGTCCTTCTCGGCGGTTACTCCACCGCGCTCGTGAGAACGGATTTCTGGTTCACCACGGCCATCGTCTTCGTTGAAACCGCCAG GATCGTCGGCTACAACTCAGCACCCGAGGCCAAATTCTTTCTCGGTGTTCCGGCTGCTTTCTACCATCTGAAACACGTTTTGCGGGTCACAAGTGCAACAAATATTGTAGGCCTACTCGCCATGGCGCCAGCATTGGTTGTTCTAGCTCCCATTTTCTTAGCAATAGCATGCATGTCGTTATCACTTATTCGTCTTCATGGCATTACTAATCCTAGAAGGCATGATGAGTACGGAGGTCCCAACAATGGCGGTAATCTGAAGCCAGCACTCATCTTGTTCTACAGCCTGGTGCTCGCTCAAGGTGCGCTGTTCCTCCTGTGGTTCCCGGTTGCGATGAATCGCCTGAACATTGCTAAACCTTTGGGTTCCAAGTACTTGGCAAACGAGCTTCTTCGAAGAAAGAAAAACTTGGAAAACTACAGTTCATCAAGAAATAACAATAAAGATCAGGTAAACGAGGAGGAGATGGAATTGGTTGACAGATATGTTACCAGCATAGCGGAGACGTGCATCCAAAAAGGCGTGTCTGGCACCATCAACACTACTCTAGTCTCGTTTGCAGCAGAATTGTTATTGCAGTCTCAACACCCCGATGACTACATCTCTGCAGTTTCAGTTCTACACTCGCTGGTGATTAAGAACAAAGAACGTTCAGATGCAGCGATTGACCAGATTTGTGCCTCGGAGAAGTTGGTTTGCAGGCTTGTTCGGATGCTACGCTCCTCAGAGAATCTTGTTTCTATTCCTCAACCTCAAAGAATAGAAATTGCCAAACAAACCAAGAATGACCTTGATGCAGATATCAAGGCACACGTCGCACAAATTGTTGCGAAGCTTGCCTGCAAGCTGCGCCTAGCAGACATACCTGGCGCAGGGCACTGCATATCATCCCTACTTGATTATTCACATCCCATTTCCATGAAGGTGAGAAATAAGGCAGGCCGCAGTGACGACGATCGAGGAGGTGTAAATTATCAGCTGAGAACCACTGACATCGAGAGCGAGAGCCGGGACCGGGACCAGGAAGAAGAAACTAGCAAGCCCCTTTTTCTTCATGGACTTGTGATTCTTCGCGAGCTTGCTGCGGACCCGGAGAACTGCACAGAGATGTACAGCACCATGGATCTTGTGCACAAGATCATAGCGCCAATTAGCAATGGGCTACTTATGGCCATCAAGAATGATGAAACAACAGTTGAGGTTGTGAGGGAATCCTTACGCGTGCTGGCCAAGCTTACCAGCGGGACAGCAGGTGAGAGCGGTAGGAAATTATGCCATGaattaacaacaacaacaacaacaacaaaatatgGCAGCAGGACAGCTGAAAACTTACTTTGGATCTTGAGAAACAGTAGCGACCAGGAAATGGGAGAGAGAGCTACTGAAATCCTCTCGAAGCTAACTCTGAGTAAACAAACAATGCACGACTTTGTTGTCGTGCTGCAACGCCGCCTACTCGTCGATCCTGATCAGGACAGCCCACTGAGAACTGAGGCAGCAGGGAAAGCGCTGAGCGCCCTTGTAACATCCCGTGGGCACGAGTTTCGGGACAAGTTTCCAGACATTCATCAGCTGCTCACAATCATGGGTGCTGCTGATGATGCATACTGTAAGGAGTACCGGGTGGTGATGGCAGAAATGTTGGCAAAAATTTGTGCCAGGTCCAGAACAGATCAGGATAGGAACCTCCTCAGCTCAGTAGCGTCCAACGCATTGTCCACG GTACTTAAAGCGATAGTAACTGAAACTGGCATGGACAGGAAGTTTCTCGCGTCGTTCTTAGGCCTTGCAGTGCAGATACGTGAGAAGCTTGCGACAGCGGAGGCTTTTGCGGATGCGGTGACAGGGCTTCTTCCAATGGGGAACAATGTTTTTGCAGAGAAGCTGGAGAGGATCATTGAGATGACGAACGACAGCGAGGATGAAACTTGCCTGGCGATCATGAAGTCCGTGACTAAGCTGGTTACGTGGATGACGGAAATCGACACCATCAGCCCCGGTTATAACATAGAGTACTTCCCGCGGGACAACATTGTTAAGAAACTGGAGGACGCCGTGGAGGCTATGGCTCACCTCGAAAGGTACATGGTTATGACTGGTGGTGCTGATGAGAACAAAGGTTATGTGACGCTTCAGATGCTTGTGGAAACAGCTAGGAACAAGCTGGTTTCACCTTCATGGCAGCAGCGTTAG
- the LOC136483371 gene encoding pentatricopeptide repeat-containing protein At2g38420, mitochondrial-like — protein sequence MIAEHKSFVAAASARPRFQTSATMARSRHSEPRPDATGHLHRLLSTLARHGRFAAAATLFCTAHRTTGALNALLAALCSSRRSPTLLRAAPAVLLRAAPHAAPDAATFRILTSALCRAGQPTAAADLLRCMPPLLVDPDPRHCRAVLASLCRRGAAPARDALAFLDDMRRWGVPPARPDHRAVVEALLREGLSAEAYEVVARRMDRDGVAPGLPEFERLLRAFRDRGRLDAVEEAFDEMLLRGLLPGARVYGVYLGTLCDGGDLAAARRMLGCMERAGCPPDARTFGVVAAGCVAAGDVDAAREVAREAVGRGLRWDAPALSELVAALRAGGCLAPARPLLLDILRDGCCAAPADAAAFERLVGEGASCDGGEGLGAEAAGVVGETTPND from the exons AT GATCGCTGAGCATAAAAGCTTCGTCGCAGCGGCGAGCGCGCGCCCACGCTTCCAGACCAGTGCTACCATGGCCCGGAGCCGCCACTCGGAACCGCGGCCTGACGCCACGGGCCACCTGCACCGCCTACTGTCCACCCTGGCGCGCCACGGCCGCTTCGCCGCCGCCGCGACCCTCTTCTGCACGGCCCACCGCACGACCGGCGCCCTCAACGCCCTCCTGGCCGCGCTCTGCTCGTCCCGCCGGTCCCCGACTCTTCTCCGCGCCGCCCCCGCCGTGCTCCTCCGCGCCGCGCCGCACGCGGCCCCCGACGCCGCCACGTTCCGCATCCTCACCTCCGCGCTCTGCCGCGCCGGCCAGCCCACCGCCGCCGCGGACCTCCTCCGCTGCATGCCGCCGCTCCTCGTCGACCCGGACCCGCGCCACTGCCGCGCGGTCCTCGCCTCGCTCTGCCGCCGGGGCGCCGCCCCCGCCCGGGACGCGCTCGCGTTCCTCGACGACATGCGCCGGTGGGGCGTCCCGCCGGCCCGGCCCGACCACCGCGCCGTCGTTGAGGCGCTCCTGCGCGAGGGGTTGTCAGCTGAGGCGTACGAGGTCGTGGCCAGGCGGATGGACCGCGACGGCGTCGCCCCGGGCCTCCCGGAGTTCGAGCGGCTGCTCCGGGCTTTCCGAGACCGCGGACGGCTCGACGCCGTCGAGGAGGCGTTCGACGAAATGCTCCTGCGCGGGCTCCTCCCCGGCGCGCGCGTCTACGGCGTCTACctcggcacgctctgcgacgGGGGCGACCTGGCCGCCGCGCGCCGGATGCTGGGCTGCATGGAGCGCGCCGGGTGCCCGCCGGACGCCCGGACGTTTGGCGTCGTCGCCGCCGGGTGCGTGGCCGCCGGGGATGTGGACGCCGCGAGGGAGGTGGCGCGGGAGGCCGTCGGGCGGGGCCTGCGCTGGGACGCGCCCGCGCTGTCGGAGCTGGTCGCCGCGCTGCGTGCCGGCGGCTGTCTCGCGCCGGCGCGTCCGCTGCTGCTGGACATCCTGCGGGACGGCTGCTGCGCTGCCCCGGCTGATGCGGCGGCATTTGAGCGGCTGGTTGGAGAAGGAGCGTCGTGCGACGGCGGCGAGGGTCTGGGCGCCGAGGCCGCCGGAGTGGTCGGCGAGACAACGCCGAACGACTGA
- the LOC136481313 gene encoding cation/H(+) antiporter 15-like, with product MTAVANLTSRALEPTVKPLAAACYDNNLVNSQGVFLGDQPLRFSLPLLLVQVSVILVLSAAAHLVLRRLGQSRFVTHMLVGIFLGPSVLGRSASFRDVLFSERGTYILESVSLVSLILFLFSMGVKTDLSLLRRPSGRAVAVGIMGAVVPLAVTLPVFHALQPTLPEDLKGSSLVTELAVRLSLSSFPVIADALSDLDLLNTDLGRIALTASLITDVTSWFIRACTAAVILIGDARSPAFTAKILASFVAFVLFIGFVARPAGRYIAYKRTPTGALLSEGSFVVVVIAALLSALVTDAIGFKYMIGPMMLGLALPGGMPIGATMTERLDSFFIALFLPVYMALSGYRTDLAEFTRSEASEKWCALELFVALCVSGKLVGCVAAGLFFTMPFRDAIVLALMLNIRGIVEVAAINNWGDTMKATAEHYSMLTMSMVLITAVSTPLIKLLYDPSGQFARAKRRSLEHARLSADLRVLTCLYSEDHAAPLIDLLEASGSSRDSPMSLIVLHLTELVGRAASVLKPHRKSTRSSNSGGNPTPSDRIVNAFRYFEQQAAPGAVTVSPYVAQAPFSSMHHDVCSLAHSRKANLILLPFHKSSDGARSTANNAIRSINRSVLQYAPCSVAILVDHGLASGSACATAANSLLQRAALYFLGGADDREALAYAARMPEAGTMSLTVVRFKLRNWVGMGGQDEARDEELLQEFWARHRDNERVVYVEKTVEDAEGTASVVRAMSEKFDLLIVGRRGGESEGDPEGSTALTSGLSEWSEFPELGVLGDMLASAEFASKVSILVIQQQPPKKMAAVGSSVND from the coding sequence ATGACGGCGGTGGCGAACCTGACGTCGCGGGCGCTGGAGCCGACGGTGAAGCCGCTGGCGGCGGCGTGCTACGACAACAACCTGGTGAACTCGCAGGGCGTGTTCCTGGGCGACCAGCCGCTGCGCTTCTCCCTACCTCTCCTCCTCGTGCAGGTCTCCGTCATCCTGGTCCTCTCCGCGGCCGCGCACCTGGTGCTCCGCCGCCTCGGCCAGTCCCGCTTCGTCACCCACATGCTCGTCGGCATCTTCCTGGGTCCCTCCGTGCTGGGCCGCAGCGCGTCCTTCCGCGACGTGCTCTTCTCGGAGCGCGGCACCTACATCCTCGAGAGCGTGTCCCTGGTGTcgctcatcctcttcctcttctccatGGGCGTCAAGACcgacctcagcctcctccgccggcCCAGCggccgcgccgtcgccgtcggcaTCATGGGCGCCGTCGTGCCGCTCGCGGTCACCCTGCCCGTCTTCCACGCGCTCCAGCCCACGCTGCCCGAGGACCTGAAGGGCTCCTCGCTCGTCACCGAGCTCGCCGtccgcctctccctctcctccttccCCGTCATCGCCGACGCGCTCTCCGACCTCGACCTCCTCAACACCGACCTCGGCCGCATCGCGCTCACGGCGTCGCTCATCACCGACGTCACCTCGTGGTTCATCCGCGCCTGCACCGCCGCGGTCATCCTCATCGGTGATGCCAGGTCGCCGGCCTTCACGGCCAAGATCCTGGCTTCCTTCGTCGCGTTCGTGCTCTTCATCGGCTTCGTCGCGCGCCCCGCCGGCCGGTACATCGCGTACAAGCGCACCCCGACGGGGGCGCTCCTCTCCGAGGGCTCCTTCGTGGTGGTGGTCATCGCCGCGCTGCTGTCGGCGCTGGTGACGGACGCCATCGGGTTCAAGTACATGATCGGGCCCATGATGCTGGGGCTGGCGCTCCCCGGCGGCATGCCCATCGGCGCCACCATGACGGAGCGCCTCGACTCCTTCTTCATCGCGCTCTTCCTGCCCGTCTACATGGCGCTCTCCGGCTACCGCACCGACCTCGCCGAGTTCACCAGGTCCGAGGCGTCGGAGAAGTGGTGCGCGCTGGAGCTGTTCGTGGCGCTCTGCGTGTCGGGCAAGCTCGTCGGCTGCGTCGCCGCGGGGCTCTTCTTCACCATGCCGTTCCGGGACGCCATCGTGCTGGCGCTCATGCTCAACATCCGGGGCATCGTGGAGGTGGCCGCCATCAACAACTGGGGCGACACCATGAAGGCGACGGCGGAGCACTACTCGATGCTCACCATGTCCATGGTGCTCATCACCGCCGTGTCCACGCCGCTGATCAAGCTGCTGTACGACCCGTCGGGGCAGTTCGCGCGGGCGAAGCGGCGGTCGCTGGAGCACGCGCGGCTCAGCGCCGACCTCCGCGTGCTCACCTGCCTCTACAGCGAGGACCACGCGGCGCCGCTGATCGACCTGCTGGAGGCGTCGGGCTCCTCCCGCGACTCGCCCATGTCGCTCATCGTGCTCCACCTCACAGAGCTCGTCGGCCGCGCCGCGTCCGTGCTGAAGCCCCACCGGAAGAGCACGAGGTCGTCCAACAGCGGCGGCAACCCGACGCCGTCGGACCGCATCGTGAACGCGTTCCGGTACTTCGAGCAGCAGGCGGCGCCGGGGGCGGTGACGGTGAGCCCGTACGTGGCGCAGGCGCCCTTCAGCTCGATGCACCACGACGTGTGTTCGCTGGCGCACAGCCGGAAGGCCAACCTCATCCTGCTCCCCTTCCACAAGTCCTCCGACGGCGCGCGCAGCACGGCGAACAACGCCATCCGCTCCATCAACCGGAGCGTGCTGCAGTACGCGCCCTGCTCCGTCGCCATCCTCGTGGACCATGGCCTCGCGTCCGGGTCGGCGTGCGCCACCGCCGCCAACAGCCTGCTCCAGCGGGCGGCGCTCTACTTCCTGGGAGGCGCCGACGACCGCGAGGCGCTGGCGTACGCGGCGCGGATGCCCGAGGCCGGGACCATGTCGCTGACGGTGGTGCGGTTCAAGCTCCGGAACTGGGTCGGGATGGGCGGGCAAGACGAGGCGCGGGACGAGGAGCTGCTGCAGGAGTTCTGGGCCAGGCACAGGGACAACGAGCGGGTGGTGTACGTGGAGAAGACGGTGGAGGACGCGGAGGGCACTGCGTCGGTGGTGCGCGCCATGAGCGAGAAGTTCGACCTGCTCATCGTGGGGCGCCGCGGCGGGGAGAGCGAAGGCGACCCGGAGGGGTCGACGGCGCTCACCAGCGGGCTGTCGGAGTGGAGCGAGTTCCCGGAGCTGGGTGTGCTGGGGGACATGCTCGCCTCCGCGGAGTTCGCGTCCAAGGTCTCCATCCTCGTCATCCAGCAGCAGCCGCCCAAGAAAATGGCCGCCGTCGGAAGCTCCGTCAATGACTAG